One Spinacia oleracea cultivar Varoflay chromosome 4, BTI_SOV_V1, whole genome shotgun sequence DNA segment encodes these proteins:
- the LOC110787973 gene encoding agamous-like MADS-box protein AGL11 isoform X4: MGRGKIEIKRIENTTNRQVTFCKRRNGLLKKAYELSVLCDAEIALIVFSSRGRVYEFSNNNIRSTIEKYKKANSDGTNSVTEINAQFYQHESAKLRNQIQMMQNSNRNLMGECLSSLTVKELKQVENRLERSISRIRSKKHESLLADMEFLQKKEAEIEHENSILRAKIAEVERLQQLNMMPSETLDFVHPFLPRDDHILEENMLQNCSQFPNNDRKLFHLR, encoded by the exons ATGGGAAGGGGGAAAATAGAGATAAAGAGGATAGAGAACACGACGAATCGGCAGGTTACATTTTGCAAGAGAAGGAATGGGCTGTTGAAGAAAGCTTATGAGTTGTCTGTTCTTTGTGATGCTGAAATTGCCCTCATCGTCTTCTCTAGCCGCGGCCGTGTCTACGAGTTCTCTAATAACAA CATAAGGTCAACAATAGAAAAGTACAAGAAGGCAAATTCAGATGGCACAAACTCTGTCACGGAGATTAATGCTCAA TTTTACCAACATGAATCTGCAAAGTTAAGGAACCAAATACAAATGATGCAAAACTCCAACAG AAATCTAATGGGTGAATGCTTGAGTTCCTTGACTGTTAAAGAGTTGAAGCAAGTTGAGAATAGGCTTGAAAGAAGCATCTCAAGAATCAGATCAAAAAAG CACGAATCGTTGCTTGCTGACATGGAATTCCTACAGAAAAAG GAGGCAGAGATTGAGCATGAAAACTCGATTCTCAGAGCTAAG ATAGCTGAGGTTGAAAGGCTCCAACAGCTAAATATGATGCCAAGCGAAACATTGGATTTTGTCCATCCTTTTCTACCACGAGATGATCACATTCTTGAAGAAAACATGCTGCAGAATTGCTCTCAATTTCCTAATAATGACAGGAAGCTTTTTCACCTTAG GTGA
- the LOC110787973 gene encoding agamous-like MADS-box protein AGL11 isoform X1, translating into MGRGKIEIKRIENTTNRQVTFCKRRNGLLKKAYELSVLCDAEIALIVFSSRGRVYEFSNNNSIRSTIEKYKKANSDGTNSVTEINAQFYQHESAKLRNQIQMMQNSNRNLMGECLSSLTVKELKQVENRLERSISRIRSKKHESLLADMEFLQKKEAEIEHENSILRAKIAEVERLQQLNMMPSETLDFVHPFLPRDDHILEENMLQNCSQFPNNDRKLFHLR; encoded by the exons ATGGGAAGGGGGAAAATAGAGATAAAGAGGATAGAGAACACGACGAATCGGCAGGTTACATTTTGCAAGAGAAGGAATGGGCTGTTGAAGAAAGCTTATGAGTTGTCTGTTCTTTGTGATGCTGAAATTGCCCTCATCGTCTTCTCTAGCCGCGGCCGTGTCTACGAGTTCTCTAATAACAA CAGCATAAGGTCAACAATAGAAAAGTACAAGAAGGCAAATTCAGATGGCACAAACTCTGTCACGGAGATTAATGCTCAA TTTTACCAACATGAATCTGCAAAGTTAAGGAACCAAATACAAATGATGCAAAACTCCAACAG AAATCTAATGGGTGAATGCTTGAGTTCCTTGACTGTTAAAGAGTTGAAGCAAGTTGAGAATAGGCTTGAAAGAAGCATCTCAAGAATCAGATCAAAAAAG CACGAATCGTTGCTTGCTGACATGGAATTCCTACAGAAAAAG GAGGCAGAGATTGAGCATGAAAACTCGATTCTCAGAGCTAAG ATAGCTGAGGTTGAAAGGCTCCAACAGCTAAATATGATGCCAAGCGAAACATTGGATTTTGTCCATCCTTTTCTACCACGAGATGATCACATTCTTGAAGAAAACATGCTGCAGAATTGCTCTCAATTTCCTAATAATGACAGGAAGCTTTTTCACCTTAG GTGA
- the LOC110787973 gene encoding agamous-like MADS-box protein AGL11 isoform X2: MGRGKIEIKRIENTTNRQVTFCKRRNGLLKKAYELSVLCDAEIALIVFSSRGRVYEFSNNNSIRSTIEKYKKANSDGTNSVTEINAQFYQHESAKLRNQIQMMQNSNRNLMGECLSSLTVKELKQVENRLERSISRIRSKKEAEIEHENSILRAKIAEVERLQQLNMMPSETLDFVHPFLPRDDHILEENMLQNCSQFPNNDRKLFHLR, from the exons ATGGGAAGGGGGAAAATAGAGATAAAGAGGATAGAGAACACGACGAATCGGCAGGTTACATTTTGCAAGAGAAGGAATGGGCTGTTGAAGAAAGCTTATGAGTTGTCTGTTCTTTGTGATGCTGAAATTGCCCTCATCGTCTTCTCTAGCCGCGGCCGTGTCTACGAGTTCTCTAATAACAA CAGCATAAGGTCAACAATAGAAAAGTACAAGAAGGCAAATTCAGATGGCACAAACTCTGTCACGGAGATTAATGCTCAA TTTTACCAACATGAATCTGCAAAGTTAAGGAACCAAATACAAATGATGCAAAACTCCAACAG AAATCTAATGGGTGAATGCTTGAGTTCCTTGACTGTTAAAGAGTTGAAGCAAGTTGAGAATAGGCTTGAAAGAAGCATCTCAAGAATCAGATCAAAAAAG GAGGCAGAGATTGAGCATGAAAACTCGATTCTCAGAGCTAAG ATAGCTGAGGTTGAAAGGCTCCAACAGCTAAATATGATGCCAAGCGAAACATTGGATTTTGTCCATCCTTTTCTACCACGAGATGATCACATTCTTGAAGAAAACATGCTGCAGAATTGCTCTCAATTTCCTAATAATGACAGGAAGCTTTTTCACCTTAG GTGA
- the LOC110787973 gene encoding agamous-like MADS-box protein AGL11 isoform X3, protein MGRGKIEIKRIENTTNRQVTFCKRRNGLLKKAYELSVLCDAEIALIVFSSRGRVYEFSNNNIRSTIEKYKKANSDGTNSVTEINAQFYQHESAKLRNQIQMMQNSNRNLMGECLSSLTVKELKQVENRLERSISRIRSKKEAEIEHENSILRAKIAEVERLQQLNMMPSETLDFVHPFLPRDDHILEENMLQNCSQFPNNDRKLFHLR, encoded by the exons ATGGGAAGGGGGAAAATAGAGATAAAGAGGATAGAGAACACGACGAATCGGCAGGTTACATTTTGCAAGAGAAGGAATGGGCTGTTGAAGAAAGCTTATGAGTTGTCTGTTCTTTGTGATGCTGAAATTGCCCTCATCGTCTTCTCTAGCCGCGGCCGTGTCTACGAGTTCTCTAATAACAA CATAAGGTCAACAATAGAAAAGTACAAGAAGGCAAATTCAGATGGCACAAACTCTGTCACGGAGATTAATGCTCAA TTTTACCAACATGAATCTGCAAAGTTAAGGAACCAAATACAAATGATGCAAAACTCCAACAG AAATCTAATGGGTGAATGCTTGAGTTCCTTGACTGTTAAAGAGTTGAAGCAAGTTGAGAATAGGCTTGAAAGAAGCATCTCAAGAATCAGATCAAAAAAG GAGGCAGAGATTGAGCATGAAAACTCGATTCTCAGAGCTAAG ATAGCTGAGGTTGAAAGGCTCCAACAGCTAAATATGATGCCAAGCGAAACATTGGATTTTGTCCATCCTTTTCTACCACGAGATGATCACATTCTTGAAGAAAACATGCTGCAGAATTGCTCTCAATTTCCTAATAATGACAGGAAGCTTTTTCACCTTAG GTGA